In the Arthrobacter sp. 31Y genome, one interval contains:
- the hflX gene encoding GTPase HflX, producing MTTQKHSGSDSDAQDMSPEQIQAVIDRILSKDVPAQASDDNDANGVFGKAQAISTLDQEHSIYDGDQEDLAERRALRRTAGLSTELEDVTEVEYRQLRLERVVLAGLWTEGTLADAENSLRELAALAETAGSEVLDGLVQRRQKPDPGTFLGSGKAQELKDIVAATGADTVVVDTELAPSQRRGLEDIVKVKVVDRTTLILDIFAQHAKSREGKAQVELAQLEYLLPRLRGWGDSMSRQAGGQVGGAGAGMGSRGPGETKIELDRRRIRTRMAKLRREIAAMKPARETKRANRRRNAVPSVAIAGYTNAGKSSLLNRLTDAGVLVENALFATLDPTVRKAQTPDGIGYTLADTVGFVRSLPTQLIEAFRSTLEEVADSDLILHVVDASHPDPEGQIAAVRSVFTEVDARKVPEIIVLNKVDVADPFVVERLKQKEPRHAVVSTRTGQGIAELLEDISRSIPRPGVRLELLIPYERGEMINKLHNSDSEILSLEHEENGTRVVVMVREGLAAELESFVSNG from the coding sequence ATGACCACCCAGAAGCACTCCGGATCCGATTCCGACGCCCAGGACATGAGTCCTGAACAAATCCAGGCCGTCATCGACCGGATTCTTTCCAAGGATGTACCTGCGCAGGCATCCGACGACAACGACGCCAATGGTGTGTTCGGCAAGGCGCAGGCGATTTCCACGCTGGACCAGGAACACAGCATTTACGACGGCGACCAGGAGGACCTGGCTGAACGCCGCGCCCTCCGGCGTACCGCGGGACTGTCCACCGAACTTGAGGACGTCACAGAAGTCGAATACCGGCAGCTGCGCCTTGAGCGGGTTGTGCTGGCGGGCCTGTGGACCGAGGGGACCCTTGCGGATGCGGAGAACTCCCTCCGTGAGCTCGCCGCACTTGCCGAGACAGCCGGATCCGAGGTGTTGGACGGCCTGGTTCAGCGGCGGCAGAAGCCGGACCCCGGGACGTTCCTTGGTTCCGGTAAGGCCCAGGAGCTTAAGGACATCGTCGCAGCCACCGGCGCCGACACCGTGGTGGTTGATACCGAGCTTGCGCCGTCTCAGCGACGTGGACTTGAGGACATCGTGAAGGTCAAGGTAGTTGACCGCACCACGTTGATCCTTGACATCTTTGCCCAGCACGCCAAGAGCCGCGAAGGCAAGGCGCAGGTTGAGCTCGCGCAGCTCGAGTACCTGCTCCCGAGGCTTCGTGGTTGGGGTGACTCCATGTCCCGCCAGGCTGGTGGCCAGGTGGGTGGAGCCGGCGCCGGCATGGGCTCCCGTGGTCCTGGTGAAACCAAGATCGAACTTGATCGGCGGCGAATCCGTACCCGTATGGCCAAGCTGCGTCGTGAAATCGCCGCAATGAAGCCTGCTCGGGAGACCAAGCGGGCCAACCGCCGTCGTAACGCTGTCCCGTCAGTGGCTATTGCCGGGTACACGAACGCCGGCAAGTCCTCTCTCCTCAACCGCCTCACTGATGCCGGTGTCCTGGTGGAGAACGCCCTGTTCGCCACCCTTGATCCCACGGTCCGTAAGGCGCAAACGCCGGACGGCATCGGGTACACCCTCGCGGATACTGTCGGCTTCGTTCGCTCGTTGCCTACCCAGCTGATTGAGGCCTTCCGGTCAACGTTGGAAGAAGTTGCGGACTCGGATCTGATCCTCCACGTCGTGGATGCATCGCACCCCGATCCTGAGGGGCAGATTGCAGCGGTCAGGTCCGTTTTCACCGAAGTGGATGCCCGTAAGGTTCCTGAGATCATCGTCCTCAACAAGGTCGATGTAGCTGATCCCTTCGTGGTGGAGCGTCTTAAGCAGAAAGAACCCCGCCATGCTGTGGTGTCCACCCGCACGGGGCAGGGCATCGCGGAACTACTCGAAGACATCAGCAGGTCCATTCCCCGGCCTGGTGTGCGCCTTGAACTGCTCATTCCCTACGAGCGCGGGGAAATGATCAATAAGTTGCACAACTCCGACTCGGAAATCCTGAGCCTCGAGCATGAGGAGAACGGGACCCGCGTAGTTGTCATGGTGCGCGAAGGTCTGGCCGCCGAGCTGGAGTCATTCGTCAGCAATGGTTGA
- a CDS encoding class I SAM-dependent methyltransferase has translation MESAHYFTAQPAGPFTRKPLTVELAGATRQLQTSSGIFSPDGVDKGTAVLFAEVPPPSPKGHLLDIGCGWGPIALTLGLMAPHAQVHAVDVNERCITLTNENAAALGLTNVTASLPHEVDPAVEFDTIWSNPPIRIGKDELHSLLLTWLPRLAPGGSAWLVVQKNLGSDSLQRWLATELDSTYTVSRESTSKTFRIIRVRKASL, from the coding sequence ATGGAGTCTGCACACTATTTCACCGCCCAACCGGCCGGACCATTCACCCGCAAGCCACTGACAGTGGAACTTGCTGGAGCCACGCGCCAGCTGCAGACCTCGTCGGGTATCTTCAGCCCCGACGGCGTGGACAAAGGTACCGCGGTTCTCTTCGCTGAAGTTCCCCCGCCGTCACCGAAGGGGCACTTGCTGGACATCGGCTGCGGCTGGGGTCCGATCGCCCTCACCTTGGGCTTGATGGCACCACATGCTCAAGTTCACGCCGTTGACGTCAATGAGCGATGCATCACGTTGACCAACGAGAACGCTGCGGCGCTCGGCCTCACCAACGTCACCGCCAGCCTCCCGCACGAGGTAGACCCCGCCGTCGAATTCGACACGATCTGGTCCAACCCGCCTATCCGCATCGGCAAGGACGAACTTCACTCGCTGCTGCTGACGTGGCTGCCCCGGCTGGCGCCAGGCGGCAGCGCTTGGTTGGTCGTTCAGAAAAACCTGGGCTCGGACTCGCTCCAACGGTGGCTAGCGACAGAGCTGGACAGTACTTACACGGTCTCCCGTGAGAGTACCTCCAAGACGTTCAGGATCATCAGGGTCAGGAAAGCGTCCCTGTAG
- the dapF gene encoding diaminopimelate epimerase: MDETAAVPARQPANADAPVILSNLAGLAFSKGHGTGNDFVLIADPGDAHEITAEHVAQLCDRHVGIGGDGLIRAVPSRFLPEGRVALEQDPGAEWFMDYRNGDGSLSEMCGNGVRVFVHFLIAEGLVDLGPGQTLAIGTRGGVKKVVRTANGYAVDMGPWEFIFPDEAKSKAMDALVSADGLEVARPGLSVSMGNPHTVVALAELSELTATQLFKVPVVDPKPVNGTNVEFVVPAEPLVADGVGTITMRVHERGVGETQSCGTGACAAAVAIRHWAGDSAPNDWHVNVPGGVVAVKFIPGAGGREHVELSGPAVIVATGTLS, encoded by the coding sequence ATGGATGAAACCGCCGCAGTTCCCGCCCGGCAGCCCGCAAACGCGGATGCTCCGGTGATACTTTCCAACCTTGCAGGTCTGGCTTTTTCAAAGGGCCACGGAACGGGCAACGACTTTGTCCTGATTGCTGATCCCGGTGACGCCCACGAGATCACCGCCGAGCACGTGGCGCAGTTGTGCGACCGCCATGTAGGCATCGGTGGCGACGGCCTTATTCGGGCGGTGCCGTCCCGCTTCCTCCCTGAAGGCCGCGTTGCCTTGGAACAGGATCCCGGGGCGGAGTGGTTCATGGATTACCGCAACGGTGACGGTTCACTCTCGGAAATGTGTGGCAATGGAGTGCGTGTCTTCGTCCATTTCCTCATTGCCGAGGGTTTGGTGGACCTGGGACCCGGGCAGACACTTGCCATTGGCACCCGCGGTGGAGTCAAGAAGGTGGTACGGACCGCCAATGGCTATGCCGTGGATATGGGCCCGTGGGAGTTCATCTTCCCGGATGAGGCCAAGAGCAAGGCCATGGATGCCTTGGTCAGCGCAGACGGCTTGGAAGTTGCCCGGCCCGGCCTCTCGGTGAGCATGGGCAATCCTCACACGGTGGTTGCACTGGCCGAACTCAGCGAGCTCACGGCCACGCAGCTTTTCAAAGTCCCCGTGGTGGATCCCAAGCCTGTCAACGGAACCAACGTCGAGTTTGTCGTTCCCGCAGAGCCACTGGTGGCGGACGGCGTAGGAACCATCACCATGCGCGTGCACGAGCGCGGTGTGGGGGAGACGCAGTCCTGTGGCACCGGTGCGTGCGCCGCCGCCGTCGCCATTCGTCACTGGGCTGGTGACTCGGCTCCCAACGACTGGCACGTCAACGTACCGGGCGGTGTGGTGGCCGTGAAGTTCATCCCCGGCGCCGGCGGACGCGAGCATGTGGAACTCAGCGGTCCCGCAGTCATCGTGGCTACAGGGACGCTTTCCTGA